A single region of the Lactobacillus isalae genome encodes:
- a CDS encoding kinase produces MISKLIIIRGNSGSGKTTLSKEIHHRLPRNTLLIPQDTVRREMLNVKDGEKTFALPLLENLLEYGYHHCSYTILEGILNAKWYADLFKKAQQLFGDQIYAYYFDIPFEETIKRHKTRHEYSFSEEKMRSWWNEKDYIGFIPEYAFTSQMNLADEISIVMNDIQAED; encoded by the coding sequence ATGATATCAAAACTAATTATAATTCGTGGAAACTCTGGCAGTGGCAAAACTACATTGTCTAAAGAAATTCACCATCGATTGCCACGCAATACACTATTGATTCCGCAAGATACAGTTAGAAGAGAAATGCTGAATGTTAAAGACGGAGAAAAGACATTTGCTTTGCCATTATTAGAAAATTTGCTTGAATATGGTTATCATCACTGCTCTTACACTATCTTAGAAGGAATCCTAAATGCAAAATGGTATGCTGATTTATTCAAAAAAGCCCAACAACTTTTTGGCGATCAAATCTATGCTTATTATTTCGATATTCCATTTGAAGAAACAATAAAACGCCATAAAACACGGCATGAATATTCTTTTAGTGAAGAAAAAATGCGTTCATGGTGGAATGAAAAAGATTATATTGGCTTTATTCCAGAGTATGCTTTTACCAGTCAAATGAATTTAGCTGACGAAATTTCAATTGTGATGAATGATATTCAAGCAGAGGACTAG
- the rbsU gene encoding ribose/proton symporter RbsU yields MKGIALLVGLGPLIGWGLFPTIASKIGGKPVNQIIGATFGTFIFAVVYNLMQGIALPTGAALIWSIISGIGWASAQILTFHSFTLVGSSRAMPVTTAFQLLGTSLWGVFALGDWPSTNDKLVGFLALALIVLGAWMTTWSEKKTDENSAKLRKAVIVLLIGEIGYWAYSAAPQAAKIDGSKAFLPQAIGMCLVAIFYAIYLKVKNPSQAIALAQGISYKQIISGFFFAFAALTYLISAQPDMNGLATGFILSQTSVVLATLTGIWFLHESKTKKEMVVTLLGLAIIIGAATMTVIV; encoded by the coding sequence ATGAAAGGAATTGCACTTTTAGTTGGATTGGGACCGCTTATAGGATGGGGTCTGTTTCCAACAATAGCTTCAAAGATTGGCGGTAAACCAGTAAATCAAATTATTGGAGCAACTTTTGGAACATTCATTTTTGCAGTGGTTTACAATTTGATGCAAGGAATTGCTCTTCCTACAGGGGCAGCTCTAATTTGGTCAATTATTTCAGGAATTGGTTGGGCTAGTGCGCAAATACTTACTTTCCATTCCTTTACTTTGGTTGGTTCATCACGTGCGATGCCGGTCACAACTGCTTTTCAGTTACTCGGGACTTCTCTGTGGGGTGTATTTGCACTAGGAGATTGGCCAAGTACAAATGACAAGTTAGTTGGTTTCCTTGCCTTAGCATTGATTGTTTTAGGAGCTTGGATGACCACTTGGAGTGAAAAGAAGACTGATGAAAACAGCGCCAAGTTAAGAAAAGCAGTTATTGTCTTATTAATTGGTGAAATTGGTTATTGGGCTTATTCAGCTGCTCCTCAAGCTGCAAAGATTGACGGTTCAAAAGCATTCTTACCACAAGCTATTGGAATGTGCTTAGTTGCAATTTTCTATGCAATTTATTTGAAAGTTAAGAATCCAAGTCAGGCAATTGCTCTAGCTCAGGGAATCTCTTATAAGCAAATTATTTCTGGTTTCTTCTTTGCCTTTGCGGCATTGACATACTTGATTTCAGCACAGCCAGATATGAACGGTTTGGCAACAGGATTTATTTTGTCACAAACTTCAGTAGTTTTGGCAACATTAACTGGTATTTGGTTCTTACATGAAAGTAAGACGAAGAAAGAAATGGTAGTTACTTTGCTTGGATTAGCTATTATTATTGGCGCCGCAACAATGACAGTGATTGTTTAA
- a CDS encoding type II toxin-antitoxin system RelE/ParE family toxin, producing MKQVEVYFSPTYKKELKKKNHPIKLITQCLKAIIAQDNKILKKIKHHSLQGNWKGFNEFHPGCLSSNSNLNYDQWIVIYTFSKNKLILTLVCTGNHEILTKHKPKTLLNNKL from the coding sequence ATGAAACAAGTAGAAGTCTATTTTTCTCCAACTTATAAAAAAGAATTAAAAAAGAAAAACCATCCAATTAAATTAATTACCCAGTGTTTAAAAGCAATAATTGCTCAAGATAATAAAATTCTAAAGAAAATTAAGCACCATTCTCTGCAAGGAAATTGGAAGGGATTTAACGAATTTCATCCTGGATGTTTAAGTTCTAATAGTAATCTGAATTATGATCAATGGATTGTAATTTATACTTTTTCAAAAAACAAATTAATACTTACCTTAGTTTGTACAGGCAATCATGAGATTCTTACTAAACATAAGCCAAAGACACTATTAAATAATAAACTTTAA
- a CDS encoding coenzyme F420-0:L-glutamate ligase codes for MITIEALHNFPKIEKNCNLGTEIIKTIKNENFILHNNDVLCIASKLISKSAGLFVDLKSINPSQLALRLHQQIPRKDPRLIQIIIDQTEDKSGKKLQISKNFIGGWLPNGLFLTSAGVDKIDADTAIILPKNCDEIAKKISDDIFDQLKVRVAIIITDSDGRIDKKGATQIAVGLYGISGLRKGRYEDKTNVETICDMLAASAGLLMGQRGKRLPIVKIHGMDYVFDKTATIKDAVN; via the coding sequence ATGATTACAATTGAAGCATTGCATAATTTCCCTAAGATAGAGAAAAATTGCAATTTAGGTACAGAAATAATTAAAACAATCAAAAATGAAAATTTTATTCTTCATAATAATGATGTTTTATGTATTGCTTCTAAGTTGATTTCTAAATCTGCAGGTCTGTTTGTTGATTTAAAATCTATTAATCCAAGTCAATTAGCCTTACGTTTGCATCAGCAAATACCCAGAAAAGATCCAAGACTAATTCAAATTATAATTGATCAAACCGAAGATAAGAGTGGTAAGAAGCTACAGATATCTAAGAACTTTATTGGTGGGTGGCTGCCGAATGGGTTGTTTTTAACCAGTGCAGGAGTAGATAAGATAGATGCTGATACTGCGATAATTTTGCCTAAAAATTGTGATGAAATTGCAAAGAAAATTAGTGATGATATTTTCGATCAATTAAAAGTTAGAGTAGCTATTATAATTACCGATAGTGATGGGAGAATTGATAAAAAAGGTGCTACTCAAATAGCAGTTGGACTGTATGGTATTTCTGGCTTAAGAAAAGGTCGGTATGAAGATAAAACTAATGTTGAAACTATCTGTGATATGTTAGCCGCCTCTGCAGGATTATTGATGGGGCAAAGAGGAAAAAGGCTGCCTATTGTTAAAATTCACGGTATGGATTATGTGTTTGACAAGACTGCAACAATTAAAGATGCAGTGAACTAA
- a CDS encoding GNAT family N-acetyltransferase, producing MHNYPFVLHNFVTGKHSVKLVLPETWQAKDLFDQLQKNLVEFSKWLVWADKIDSVQKEVDSIKQFQQKMVDGTAFNLVILVDETPAGMIDLHDLNLESGEVGYWLSNDFQHLGIMTESVEFLKKYAFEQLKLNYLVLRTHPKNFASQNVAKRSGFKYQKIDDNGHKKFILKK from the coding sequence TTGCATAATTATCCGTTTGTTTTACATAATTTTGTAACTGGTAAACATAGTGTTAAGTTAGTTTTACCTGAAACTTGGCAGGCAAAAGATTTATTTGATCAACTTCAGAAAAATTTAGTTGAATTCTCTAAATGGCTTGTTTGGGCTGACAAAATTGATTCTGTTCAAAAAGAAGTAGATTCAATCAAGCAATTTCAACAGAAAATGGTCGATGGTACAGCATTTAATTTGGTGATTTTGGTTGATGAAACACCCGCTGGGATGATCGATTTACACGACTTAAATTTAGAATCAGGAGAAGTTGGATATTGGCTGTCGAATGATTTTCAGCATTTAGGAATTATGACCGAATCCGTCGAATTTCTTAAAAAGTATGCATTTGAGCAGTTGAAGCTTAATTATTTAGTTTTAAGAACTCATCCTAAGAATTTTGCTAGTCAGAATGTGGCTAAGCGAAGTGGATTTAAGTATCAGAAAATTGATGATAATGGTCATAAAAAATTTATCTTAAAAAAATAA
- the rbsD gene encoding D-ribose pyranase codes for MKKTGVMNSNISRVIADMGHMDWLGVGDAGTPVPAETEKIDLSVRPGLPSFIDVLEEVLKELEVQKMYIAEEIKTENPKQLEAIKKTLPNVEIEFIPHSELKKDLKSSKAFIRTGEETPYSNVILESGVTF; via the coding sequence ATGAAAAAGACAGGCGTAATGAACTCAAATATTTCTCGAGTAATTGCTGACATGGGCCACATGGACTGGTTAGGTGTTGGGGATGCAGGAACTCCTGTCCCAGCTGAAACTGAAAAGATTGATTTATCAGTTAGACCAGGTTTGCCATCATTTATTGATGTCTTAGAAGAAGTTCTAAAAGAATTAGAAGTTCAAAAAATGTATATTGCTGAAGAAATTAAAACTGAAAATCCTAAGCAATTAGAGGCAATTAAAAAGACTCTTCCTAATGTCGAAATTGAATTTATTCCTCATTCAGAATTAAAGAAAGACTTAAAGTCCTCAAAGGCATTTATTAGAACTGGAGAAGAAACTCCATATTCTAATGTAATTTTAGAAAGTGGCGTAACTTTTTAA
- a CDS encoding MFS transporter has protein sequence MLKNLTNKDNSNVVNLLIGRIGTNIADSLFYMAILWYFKSHFHSSILLSLIFIADSTIDMLAFTLGPIIDRSNLKKLLRVVTTIQTILSLLIVPLFNDRTLHPLAITFLIIAYILSTIGSTLIYPAEDKILPIIVKKKNLTKVNGIFQMSYQTLDLFLDAGATILITYLSIKNTTIISGLIFAFALLFYTGLNFNIQSFSSIKEDNTYLRDLIIGWQALHNEKKILILILPFALTNLFYGIASIGLPYFATQYLNNSAISYGGLELASSIGGLLGSIIVQHFYVKDNKLRLLIVICLMLSGVSIILETIIASIFPILILLFALFSTFWISMMNINFRVLVQESFHPNLLGRINTINSSIVNCMIPIGSFLGGIIVKNFGASPAIILEGIAQVITAFFYLIIFIKAKN, from the coding sequence ATGCTTAAAAACTTAACTAATAAAGATAATTCTAATGTTGTTAACTTATTAATTGGACGAATCGGAACAAATATCGCCGATTCACTATTTTATATGGCAATACTTTGGTACTTTAAAAGCCATTTTCATTCGTCAATATTACTATCGCTAATTTTTATAGCAGACTCGACAATTGATATGCTTGCATTTACTTTAGGACCAATAATTGATAGGTCAAATCTAAAAAAGCTACTTCGGGTAGTAACTACTATTCAAACTATTCTTAGCCTACTAATTGTTCCATTATTTAATGATCGAACTTTACATCCTTTAGCAATTACTTTTCTGATTATCGCTTATATTTTATCTACAATTGGTTCAACTTTAATCTATCCAGCCGAAGATAAAATATTGCCAATCATTGTAAAAAAGAAAAATCTAACTAAGGTAAATGGCATCTTCCAAATGTCATATCAGACTTTGGATTTATTCTTAGATGCTGGCGCAACGATTTTAATTACTTATTTGTCCATCAAAAATACGACTATAATTTCAGGATTAATTTTTGCTTTTGCGTTATTATTCTACACTGGACTTAATTTTAATATTCAATCATTTTCTTCGATTAAAGAAGATAATACTTACTTAAGAGATCTAATTATCGGATGGCAAGCTCTACATAATGAAAAGAAGATTCTAATTTTAATACTTCCATTTGCTCTAACCAACTTGTTCTATGGAATTGCCTCAATAGGGCTACCTTATTTTGCTACACAATATTTAAATAATAGTGCTATAAGTTATGGTGGTTTGGAGCTTGCTTCTTCAATTGGTGGACTACTTGGCAGTATCATAGTGCAACATTTCTATGTTAAAGATAATAAGTTAAGATTATTAATTGTTATTTGCTTAATGCTTTCAGGTGTTTCTATTATTTTAGAGACAATTATTGCCTCAATTTTTCCTATCTTAATTTTATTATTCGCTCTATTTAGTACCTTTTGGATCAGTATGATGAATATTAACTTTCGCGTACTAGTCCAGGAAAGTTTTCACCCTAATCTGCTTGGGCGAATTAACACAATTAATAGCAGTATCGTTAACTGTATGATTCCAATTGGATCATTTTTAGGCGGAATCATTGTTAAAAATTTTGGCGCTAGTCCTGCAATCATTCTTGAAGGTATAGCCCAAGTAATAACAGCATTCTTTTATTTAATTATCTTTATAAAAGCTAAAAACTAA
- a CDS encoding alpha/beta hydrolase family protein, which translates to MEINIKRDGLKLHGLLEGTDKIENDKIAILMHGFKGDLGYDNSKILYALSHYLNEQGLFTVRFDFDGCGKSDGKFEDMTVYSEILDGIKILDYVRNTVKAKHIYLIGHSQGGVVASMLAGYYRDVIEKLVLLAPAATLKTDAQDGVCQGSTYDPNHVPEIVDVSGFDVGGAYFRTAQLLPIYQTAEHYNRKVLLIHGLDDKIVSPNASRKFHTLLPESELHLIKGEGHMFTGKNRPEVLKLVGDFLEK; encoded by the coding sequence ATGGAAATAAATATTAAACGTGATGGGCTTAAACTTCACGGTCTACTCGAAGGTACAGACAAAATTGAAAATGATAAAATTGCAATTTTAATGCATGGCTTTAAGGGTGATCTTGGTTATGATAATAGCAAAATTTTATATGCTTTATCTCATTATTTAAATGAACAAGGCCTATTTACAGTTCGTTTTGATTTTGATGGTTGTGGTAAGAGCGATGGCAAGTTTGAAGACATGACTGTTTACAGTGAAATCTTAGATGGAATTAAGATTTTAGATTATGTCAGAAATACTGTAAAAGCTAAACATATTTATTTGATTGGCCATTCTCAAGGCGGAGTAGTTGCTTCAATGCTCGCTGGCTATTATCGTGATGTCATTGAAAAGTTAGTTTTGCTTGCTCCAGCAGCAACTTTAAAGACAGACGCACAAGATGGTGTATGCCAGGGAAGTACTTATGATCCAAATCATGTACCAGAAATAGTTGATGTTAGTGGATTTGATGTTGGTGGTGCATATTTTAGAACTGCACAGCTTTTGCCAATTTATCAAACTGCTGAACACTACAACAGAAAAGTTTTATTAATTCATGGTTTAGATGACAAAATAGTTTCACCAAATGCTTCAAGAAAGTTTCATACCTTGCTTCCAGAGAGCGAATTACACTTGATTAAAGGTGAGGGACATATGTTTACGGGGAAAAATAGACCAGAAGTTTTGAAATTAGTTGGCGATTTTTTAGAAAAATAA
- a CDS encoding NUDIX hydrolase, with product MTQDYIKTLRKKVGHEPIILNFAGGILVNDQNEILLQKRSDFDAWGLPGGALEFGESAQEACVREFLEETGLKVRTKLLLGVSTNFIQHYPNQDVAQAVTIEFVVELVEKTSKEVSSETLDLKYFSKDKLPKIFNKQHQLFIDHYFNEDYPFID from the coding sequence ATGACTCAAGACTACATTAAAACTTTACGCAAAAAAGTTGGTCATGAACCAATTATTCTAAATTTTGCTGGCGGAATTTTAGTTAATGATCAGAATGAAATCTTACTTCAAAAAAGATCTGATTTTGATGCCTGGGGGTTACCTGGTGGTGCTTTAGAATTTGGAGAATCAGCCCAAGAAGCATGCGTTCGAGAATTTTTAGAAGAAACTGGCTTAAAAGTAAGAACTAAATTACTATTAGGCGTTTCAACTAATTTTATTCAGCATTATCCAAATCAAGATGTGGCACAGGCAGTGACTATTGAATTTGTTGTTGAATTAGTAGAAAAAACGTCAAAAGAGGTCAGCTCTGAGACTCTTGACCTGAAGTATTTTTCTAAAGACAAATTACCAAAGATTTTTAACAAGCAACATCAACTTTTTATTGATCATTACTTTAATGAAGACTATCCATTTATTGATTAA
- a CDS encoding nucleoside phosphorylase: MNEEPFILGIDLSKQAVIEPGVENLQYKFHEKLLFAFVPDDEINSFLDKRSHKTLGKFKTVSFRPKVYEVEVNNQLITLCQAPVGASASTKFLDWLINYGVKQVLAVGNAGTLADLPENTIFVPQRAIRGEGTSLYYKEPGNIITLNKKFVRKVENEIKKLGLQYEEGSTWTTDGFFRETSKQVLQAKELGAKTVEMECSALAACAEFRNINFAQILFTADSLADMDNYDKRNWGHDSYSAGLNIGSQVLVNL, encoded by the coding sequence ATGAATGAAGAACCATTTATTTTAGGTATTGATTTAAGTAAACAAGCTGTAATAGAACCTGGTGTCGAAAATTTACAGTATAAGTTTCATGAAAAATTGCTTTTTGCGTTTGTCCCAGATGATGAAATTAACTCTTTTTTAGATAAACGCTCTCATAAGACTTTAGGCAAATTTAAAACTGTTTCGTTTAGGCCTAAGGTATATGAAGTGGAAGTCAATAATCAACTAATTACGTTATGTCAGGCTCCAGTGGGAGCATCAGCTTCAACTAAATTTTTGGATTGGTTGATCAATTATGGAGTTAAACAAGTTTTAGCTGTTGGAAATGCAGGAACACTGGCTGATCTGCCTGAAAACACGATATTTGTTCCACAAAGAGCAATTCGAGGAGAGGGTACATCCCTTTATTACAAAGAACCAGGTAATATTATTACATTAAATAAAAAGTTTGTAAGAAAAGTTGAGAATGAAATAAAAAAATTAGGTCTTCAATATGAAGAAGGATCAACTTGGACGACCGACGGCTTTTTCAGAGAAACATCCAAGCAAGTTTTACAAGCTAAAGAATTAGGTGCAAAAACTGTCGAAATGGAGTGCTCAGCTTTAGCTGCTTGTGCAGAATTTAGAAACATAAATTTTGCGCAAATTTTGTTTACTGCCGATAGTTTGGCTGATATGGATAACTATGATAAACGTAACTGGGGTCATGATTCATATAGCGCTGGCTTGAATATTGGATCTCAGGTATTAGTGAATTTATAA
- a CDS encoding ASCH domain-containing protein, producing the protein MDENIQIFWHQFCKKHNLSKNTPVEAWAFGATREDANELASLVGKRIKTATTSAYELYSKDEKLPEVGDWSIILDGNGKPVCVIKDVCVEIIPYNLISQEHAYHEGEGDRTYSYWRKVHDEFFTREYKERGKAFYPQAPMVCEVFEKVE; encoded by the coding sequence ATGGATGAGAATATACAAATATTTTGGCATCAATTTTGTAAAAAGCATAACTTGAGTAAAAATACTCCTGTTGAAGCCTGGGCTTTTGGAGCTACAAGGGAAGATGCGAATGAATTGGCTTCTTTAGTAGGTAAAAGAATCAAAACTGCAACTACTTCGGCTTATGAATTATACAGCAAAGATGAAAAATTACCTGAAGTAGGCGATTGGAGCATTATTTTAGATGGTAATGGTAAACCAGTGTGCGTAATAAAAGATGTATGCGTTGAAATTATTCCGTATAATTTAATTTCTCAAGAACATGCGTATCATGAAGGAGAAGGCGATCGCACTTATAGTTATTGGCGAAAAGTTCATGATGAATTTTTTACACGAGAGTATAAAGAACGCGGAAAAGCTTTTTATCCTCAGGCACCAATGGTCTGTGAAGTTTTTGAAAAGGTAGAATAA
- a CDS encoding RelB — MDNMVRNSSASTRVSKSVKDKAIKNLDKRGITLSEFLRFAVGKADDDIELLNFLDTPEALQGKSEVENGNVEKIGSLDDLDKWMDNL; from the coding sequence ATGGATAATATGGTAAGAAACAGTAGTGCATCTACTCGTGTATCAAAATCTGTTAAAGATAAGGCCATAAAGAATTTAGATAAACGAGGAATAACACTTTCAGAATTTCTAAGATTCGCAGTTGGAAAAGCTGATGATGATATTGAGTTACTTAATTTTCTCGATACACCAGAAGCTTTACAAGGAAAATCTGAAGTAGAAAATGGCAATGTTGAAAAAATAGGTTCTTTAGACGATCTAGATAAATGGATGGATAACTTATGA
- a CDS encoding cytidine deaminase family protein produces MLDKTWQKMYEEAKSVQGFRQISDHLEAGGVAAAVLSNTGRIYTGVCIDTACTLGVCAERNALFSMITCGENHFKRVLAIMYNGKNGAPCGACREFMVQLMEKDYKNIEVLMDYDREEITTLGKLTPDWWL; encoded by the coding sequence ATGTTAGATAAAACTTGGCAAAAGATGTATGAAGAAGCTAAAAGTGTACAGGGATTTAGACAAATATCTGATCATCTAGAAGCAGGCGGAGTAGCAGCTGCTGTTTTGAGTAATACAGGAAGAATTTATACAGGAGTTTGTATTGATACCGCCTGTACTTTAGGAGTGTGTGCAGAACGCAATGCTTTATTCAGCATGATCACTTGTGGTGAAAATCATTTCAAGAGAGTGTTAGCCATCATGTATAATGGAAAGAATGGCGCACCGTGTGGAGCTTGTCGTGAATTTATGGTGCAGCTTATGGAAAAAGACTATAAAAATATTGAAGTATTGATGGATTACGACAGGGAAGAAATTACTACTCTGGGGAAGTTAACACCTGATTGGTGGTTATAG
- a CDS encoding Fic family protein, translating to MNTFCSLSKEEVESIEKDKKYDHIWSSNAIEGSSLSKYETAALLETGLTVHGKPFVDHLAALDLSRTYDYVQELAIGKLPLDEIAICDINRLVTYIEK from the coding sequence ATGAATACCTTTTGTTCCTTATCCAAAGAAGAAGTAGAAAGTATTGAAAAAGATAAAAAATATGATCATATTTGGTCATCAAATGCTATTGAAGGAAGTTCTTTATCCAAGTATGAAACCGCTGCTTTATTAGAAACTGGTTTAACAGTACATGGAAAACCGTTCGTAGATCATTTGGCAGCACTTGATTTGAGTAGAACTTACGATTATGTTCAAGAATTAGCGATTGGAAAATTGCCTCTTGATGAAATTGCTATTTGTGATATTAATCGCCTTGTAACTTATATTGAAAAATAA
- a CDS encoding nucleoside phosphorylase, translating to MNEQPFILDFDKNPHAVLEPNHDQEPFHFHPRLLYAFVPGKEITAFLDQHLHRTLGEFESCSFNPKIYEVQIDNELFTLCQAPLGAPAATQLLEWLIAYGVKKVVTIGTAGALVDLPENAMLIPTRAIRDEGTSFHYMESGQYVNLDSQFLKEVEKTLAELNIDYDEITTWTTDGFFRETPKKVAQFRQLGASTVEMECSALAACAQFRKIDFAQLLFTADTLADMDNYDERDWGGESHRTGLSIGAKILTRIK from the coding sequence ATGAACGAACAACCATTTATTTTAGACTTTGACAAAAATCCGCATGCTGTTCTTGAACCAAATCACGATCAAGAACCGTTTCATTTTCATCCAAGATTGCTTTACGCGTTTGTGCCAGGAAAAGAAATTACCGCATTTTTGGATCAGCATCTTCATCGCACTTTAGGCGAATTTGAATCATGCTCTTTTAATCCAAAAATCTATGAAGTTCAAATTGATAATGAATTGTTTACTTTGTGTCAAGCACCCTTGGGAGCACCAGCTGCTACTCAATTACTTGAATGGTTAATTGCTTATGGCGTAAAAAAGGTAGTAACTATTGGAACCGCGGGAGCTTTAGTAGATTTACCTGAAAATGCAATGCTTATTCCGACACGTGCTATACGTGATGAAGGAACCTCCTTTCATTACATGGAGTCTGGACAATATGTTAATTTAGATTCTCAATTTCTAAAAGAAGTAGAAAAAACTTTAGCTGAACTAAATATAGACTATGACGAGATAACAACTTGGACAACAGATGGTTTCTTTAGAGAAACGCCGAAAAAGGTTGCGCAGTTTCGTCAACTAGGTGCATCAACTGTAGAAATGGAATGCTCAGCTTTAGCTGCTTGTGCTCAGTTTAGAAAAATTGATTTTGCTCAGCTTTTGTTTACGGCAGATACATTAGCTGATATGGATAACTATGATGAGCGTGATTGGGGCGGTGAATCGCACAGAACTGGCTTAAGTATTGGAGCAAAAATTTTAACAAGGATTAAATAG
- a CDS encoding aminoglycoside N(3)-acetyltransferase: MTQDIITTITTKDDFKSTFITAQIKATDKVMVHTALSKFYYVPGGPESLVHALEEIISQGTIMMPTEVTTNCDPASWEYPPVRNDLIQAVRDNMPPYNPDTSPSEGVGTTPEYFRNLPDVVRSCHPYLPIAIWGKDKVQIANKQPLDMPYGLNSPLDYLYQNDGKIIFLGTDYETCTMLHYAESTIGRKTETCSAATGIDKNGKTIWTDYQNIDMDSYDDFNDLGLAFEKNYPKEFNQVKLNNSFIKVIKAKPLIDFARMWFKKKDNNL; the protein is encoded by the coding sequence ATGACTCAAGATATAATTACTACAATCACCACAAAAGATGACTTTAAAAGCACCTTCATTACTGCTCAGATAAAAGCTACTGACAAGGTAATGGTTCATACTGCTTTAAGTAAGTTTTATTATGTGCCCGGTGGACCGGAAAGCTTAGTTCACGCTTTAGAAGAAATAATAAGTCAAGGCACGATCATGATGCCGACGGAAGTCACTACTAATTGTGACCCAGCAAGCTGGGAGTATCCTCCTGTTAGAAATGACCTAATTCAAGCAGTTCGTGACAATATGCCACCATATAATCCTGATACCTCTCCTAGTGAGGGTGTAGGCACTACACCTGAATACTTCAGAAATTTGCCTGATGTAGTACGTAGTTGCCATCCCTATCTACCCATTGCCATTTGGGGCAAAGATAAAGTTCAAATCGCTAACAAACAGCCACTTGATATGCCATATGGCTTGAATAGTCCTTTAGATTATTTATATCAAAATGATGGTAAAATCATTTTTCTAGGAACTGATTATGAAACTTGCACAATGCTACATTACGCTGAATCAACAATTGGTAGAAAAACGGAAACCTGTTCAGCAGCAACCGGAATAGATAAAAATGGAAAGACTATCTGGACTGATTACCAAAATATAGATATGGATTCTTATGATGATTTTAATGATTTAGGACTAGCTTTTGAAAAAAACTATCCTAAAGAATTTAATCAAGTTAAATTAAACAATAGCTTTATTAAGGTTATTAAAGCAAAGCCATTAATCGATTTTGCTAGAATGTGGTTTAAGAAAAAAGATAATAATTTGTAA